The Aphelocoma coerulescens isolate FSJ_1873_10779 chromosome 2, UR_Acoe_1.0, whole genome shotgun sequence genome contains a region encoding:
- the PLEKHF2 gene encoding pleckstrin homology domain-containing family F member 2, with protein sequence MVDRLANSEANTRRISIVENCFGAAGQPLTIPGRVLIGEGVLTKLCRKKPKARQFFLFNDILVYGNIVIQKKKYNKQHIIPLENVTIDSIQDEGDLRNGWLIKTPTKSFAVYAATATEKSEWMNHINKCVSDLLSKSGKTPSNEHAAVWVPDSEAPVCMRCQKAKFTPVNRRHHCRKCGFVVCGPCSEKRFLLPSQSSKPVRICDFCYDLLSTGEMTACQSSRSDSYSQSPKSSLNDVSDDDDDEDSSD encoded by the coding sequence ATGGTGGATCGCTTGGCAAACAGTGAGGCAAATACTAGAAGAATAAGTATAGTGGAAAACTGCTTTGGAGCAGCTGGTCAACCTCTGACTATTCCTGGCCGTGTTCTGATTGGAGAGGGAGTACTAACAAAACTTTGTAGGAAGAAGCCCAAAGCAAGGCAGTTCTTCCTATTCAATGACATTCTTGTTTATGGTAACATTGTCATCCAAAAGAAGAAATACAATAAACAGCACATAATCCCACTGGAAAACGTCACTATTGATTCCATCCAGGATGAGGGAGACTTACGGAATGGGTGGCTTATCAAGACACCAACAAAGTCTTTTGCGGTTTATGCTGCCACTGCTACAGAGAAGTCTGAGTGGATGAACCACATAAATAAGTGTGTTTCTGATTTGCTTTCCAAAAGTGGGAAGACTCCTAGCAATGAACACGCAGCTGTGTGGGTACCGGACTCGGAAGCCCCTGTGTGCATGCGCTGTCAGAAAGCCAAGTTTACACCCGTCAACCGCCGTCACCACTGTCGCAAGTGCGGCTTTGTTGTGTGCGGGCCTTGCTCGGAAAAGAGGTTTCTGCTCCCGAGCCAGTCTTCCAAGCCAGTGAGAATCTGCGACTTCTGCTATGATCTTCTTTCTACCGGGGAGATGACTGCTTGTCAGTCCTCTAGGTCAGACTCCTACAGCCAGTCACCTAAGTCATCTTTAAATGATGTatctgatgatgatgatgatgaagacaGTAGCGATTAA